The region TACAAAAGCATGTGCATACTTGTTATTACTTATTCTTTCTGTCAAAATGTCTTGCAATTTCTCCTGTGAAAAATATCTTAATGATTCATTTTCACTGCCAATATCCAATATTTCACCGACATTGGAAGCGATTTCATTGAGATCATTTAATGTGCCATTAAATGAATTGTTTATATCATTTATATATATTTTAAGTTCATTTTGAGATGAATTTATAGTATTTGTTCTAACTACATAGAATGAATATATATTATTAATTATTAAAGTTAACATTAGTATGAGCATTACTATAGTTGCTGCTAAAGCGGCCTTAAACACTAAGGAATTTTTATATTCACTTATATATTTTCTCATATGAATAATCACATCTCCAGTTTATTTAAGTATGATTTTATATTGTTAATGTTAGTATGTCAACTACCCTAAGTAATTTTTATAATAATATTATACGCTAAATAAAGGTACTCAAATTTACTTATATAATCTGGGTACCTTCTAAGTATTTTTAGTTTATAAAATTTATTATTCTTAAATGTATAATAGTAATAGCTAAACTAGCTTAATAATCTTCAACATCAAATTTTCTGTCTTTAAAGTAATATTTTCTATCATCATACGTTATTTTTCTTACAACCCTGCATGGATTTCCTACTGCAATAACATCATCAGGTATATCCTTTGTAATTACACTACCAGACCCTATTACAGCATTATTTCCTATTTTAACACCTGGATTTATTATAACATTTCCGCCTATCCATACATTATCTCCTATTATTACCTTAATACCATATTCATATCCCGAATTTCTGGGCTCTGGATGAATTGGATGACCTGCTGTATAAACCGATACATTTGGTGCAAATAAAACATTTTCTCCAATTACTACTTTACCTACATCTAATATTACACAATTGTAATTTGCAAAGAAGTTATTTCCAACCTCAATATTTTTGCCATAATCACAATGAAAAGGCTGTTCCACATGAATGCTCTCACCTGTTTTACCAAGTATATCTTTAATCAATTTGTTCATTTTGCTCTTTTCATCAGGACGAAGCAAATTGTATTCATATATTTTGAGCTTATTTTTAATTCTTTCTTCCTCAAGCCCATCCAACCATGCTTTGTAAGGTAGTTCTGATAGCATTCTTTCCTTTTGATTCATGTTCAGCTTCCTCCTTAACTTTTATATAAATAGCTGATTTTATATCTATATTATTTGATCTTTAAATATATTAGTATGTATTAATCATCCTTAATTTATTAGTAATCGAATCATACGCAAATCCAATTATCATTCTATAATAATATGTTATCGCATTTTTCGTAGAGAAGGGCAGAAAAATTTACCTTGCTTTTACTTTAATCAGGATAATAGTATTTAGGGAACAGTTTAAATAAACACTCTATATATAATAAGCAAAAAGTAGTAATATATATAATGGATATAGGTTTTCATGAAAGATTAGGTGAATTTGTATACCTTACTCTTAATCTGATCATTATTAATTTTTATAAAAAAGAAGGAAAATCACGTGTTTAAAAAAAACAAAGACAATAAAGCTTTGCTTCAAATTTTTATTTATATTGCTTTAGTAATAATCTTTTTAATAGAAGATAACATCAACCTTGGAGGGCATAGAATTTATTGTAAATTGGACGATATGATTCCTTTTGTCCCCATATTTATAATACCATATTGCCTGTGGTTTTTACTTATTGCAGGAACATGTATTATTTTCTTTTTTAAATCAAAAATTGATTTAAGAAAAACTTTTTTATCAGTTAATATATGTATGGCAATTGGTTTATTAGCTTATTTCATATACCCAAGTTATATAACACTCAGACCAACAACTTATGGCAAAGATATTTTTTCACAGGCTATAAAGCTTTTACAAGAAGGTGATTCACCATCAAGTGTATGTCCAAGTTTGCATGTTGCTGTTTGTATTTCACTTTGTACAGGTATTATGAATTCAATTTGCTTTAAGAATAACCTAAAGGTAAAAATTCTTGTAATAATTCTTAGTTTTTTTATTTGTATTTCAACACTTTTTGTAAAGCAACATTCTATAATAGACGTTTTCTGGGGACTAATACTTGGCTTTGCTTCATACATATTTGTATATAAAATATACTTTAATGAAAAACTATTCCCTCAACATGTAAATAAAAATATTAATAATAATTTACCGTATAAAAACAGTAACTTTTAAAGCCGCATTAAAAATCTGATACGGCTTTTATTATATTGAAATAATTTATTCTACGTTTTTTAAAACTTTTTTTGCTTTCTCCAGTGCCACTTCTACAACTTTATCCATATCATAATATTTATATTCGCCTAAGCGCCCACCAAAAATAACATTATCCTGAGTTTCAGTAAGTCCCTTATATTTTTCATACAAAGCACTATTTTTTTCATCATTGACAGGATAATATGGCTCATCACCAAGTTTCCATTCTGTGCTATATTCACGACTTACAACCGTTTTAGATTGATTTTGGAACTCAAAATGCTTATGTTCTATAATACGCGTATACGGAGTTTCTCTATCCGTATAGTTAACTACTGCATTACCCTGAAAATTAGGTATATCTAAAACTTCCGTTTCAAATCGTACGCTTCTATACTGCAAAACACCAAATTTATAATTAAAGTAAGCATCAACAGGTCCTGTATAAACTACTTTTTCCGCAATACTATCCCATTTATCTTTATTTTTAAAATAATCTGTATCAAGTTTTACTTCAATACCAGCTATCATTTTTTCAATCATAGCAGTATACCCACCTATGGGTATTCCCTGATAAAGTGCATTAAAATAATTGTTGTCATATGTAAATCTTACAGGAAGTCTTCGTATAATAAATGCTGGTAATTCCCTGCACGAGCGCCCCCACTGTTTCTCAGTATAGCCGCGAATAAGTTTTTCATAAATATCTGTACCAACTAAATTAATAGCCTGCTCCTCTAAATTTTGTGGATGCTCTGTAAAGTTAGCACTACGCTGATCCTCTATTTTCTTCTTTGCCTCATCCGGAGTTACAACTCCCCACATTTTATTAAATGTATTCATATTAAAAGGTAAGTTATAAATTTCTCCATGATAATTTGCCACCGGGCTGTTAGTATATCTATTGAATTCAGCAAATTGATTTACATACTGCCATACCATTTTATTATTAGTATGAAAAATATGAGCTCCATATTTATGCACATTAATGCCTTCAACTTTTTCTGTATAAATATTTCCCCCAATATGACTACGCTTATCAATGATTAAACAGCGTTTTCCTTGCTTTTTCGCTTCATTTGCAAAAATAGCACCATATAGTCCTGCACCTACAATTAAAAAATCATATTTATTATTCATAAAATTTATTCTCCTAAAATATTTTTTAATTGAATCCCACTATTCTTTGTGATATTTTATATGCTCCTAAAGAAATTTTACGTCCTATTCTACCTGGTAAATTTATTACCCGACCCATAATTCCATATCTAAGATTATTATAAAGTTCTAAGTCTCTATCCTTAATGTATTTCCATAGTTCTTTTTCTTTTTTCAAATTTTCTTCAGTACCTGAACGTATCAATAAGATAGACGATATTACTGTAATAATTTCCAGGTAATTGAACATATAATGTTGAAGCTTTAAATTTTCAATACTACTAAGATTTACTTCTTCCATCATAAGCTTATTTACTTTTATCTGCTGATCAATTCTCTTTATCATGACACTCTCGTGAACTGATTGATCTTCTCGCCCAATAAAGTATCTATAAAAATCAACATTTATATAAAACATCTTCTTTACATATTCAAGTGGTACATATACAAATAGATTGTCCACATAAAAAGTATGCTTAGGCAATTCTAATTTGCAATCCCTCAAAAGCTGTGTTCTATATATAACAGAATGCATTAATATATACTGACCTTTGCGAAAATGCTTAACATCATCCCATGTAAAAACTCTTCCCACGGGAAGTACATTTTCGTATTTCATAACTTTCTTATATCTTGCACCTTTTTTTTCATATACAAAATTACTAATAAACATATCAAGAAGTTCTTCACTATCAGTAAAGTCTTTAATTGTATTTAATATCTTTTTGTATGCACTAGTATCTACCCAATCATCACTGTCCACTACTTTAAAATACAAGCCAGATGCATTTTTTATACCAGTATTTACAGCTTCACCATGTCCACCATTTTCTTGATGTACAGCTTTTATTATAGATGGATATGTTTTTGCATATTCATCTGCAATTTCTGCTGTTTTATCTGTTGATCCATCATCTACTATTATAAGTTCTACGTCATCGCCACCTTGCAAGATAGACTCTATACAATGTCTCATATATTGCTCAGAATTGTAGCAGGGAACTACTACTGATAATAATTTCATATTCACACTACCTTTACTATTTATCCTGTTTTTTAAGACTATTTTTTCAAATATCAAAAAAACTTCACAAAGAAATAGCAAATTTTACAGTTACATCAATGAGAAATTATGGGAGAATTTAGCCTCCTATAATTAAATGTATTTCTCATAAAATCACTTAGATAAAATCTGCTATCATTATTATTAATACACGCACGTTAATTGCTAAAATAATAAAACTAGTATAGCATAATGAATATTATTTTACAACCTGAGCCATTTTTTTAGTTTGTTTTGCATTTAATCTTTTATAAACTGAAAAATAAACCCATGCAGCATTTATAAGCAATAATGAACTTGTAACAAAAAATACATACCGTATGCCTAAGTAGGCAGATACTTGTCCTCCTAAAATAGAACCTCCAAATACGCCTAAGTATTGAGCCGACATACTGAAACCAAAGATTCTACCTGTAAGAGAATCAGGTGTAAGCCTCTTAATTAATGTATTAACTGAAGGTACAAGTCCTGCTGTTGCTAATCCTAATAAGAATCGAAGTCCCATTAACTGCCATGGATTTTTTACAAATGCCTGTGGTATAAAAATTATGCCTGCCCATAAAAGTGCACACAGCATAACCTTATGTGCGCCAATCTTATCAGAAAGTTTTCCCAGCCTTGGAGCCGCAATTATACTTGCAAGACCTGATGCTGAAAATGCCATTCCTGCTATTAACGCCACATGACTGCTCCTAGATAACTGAGTAACGTACACTGTTATAATAGGTTCTATAGAATATAATGCCAAATTTAATATAAAAGCTGTTACAAACATTATTATAATTAATTTTCTGTTTGGAATAATTCTCCATACTTCCTTAGTACTAAGAACTTTCTTATCTTCTCTATTAAATGATTCCTTTACAAAAAATACGCTTGTAAAAAATGCAATAACCATA is a window of Clostridium pasteurianum DNA encoding:
- a CDS encoding sugar O-acetyltransferase is translated as MNQKERMLSELPYKAWLDGLEEERIKNKLKIYEYNLLRPDEKSKMNKLIKDILGKTGESIHVEQPFHCDYGKNIEVGNNFFANYNCVILDVGKVVIGENVLFAPNVSVYTAGHPIHPEPRNSGYEYGIKVIIGDNVWIGGNVIINPGVKIGNNAVIGSGSVITKDIPDDVIAVGNPCRVVRKITYDDRKYYFKDRKFDVEDY
- a CDS encoding phosphatase PAP2 family protein encodes the protein MFKKNKDNKALLQIFIYIALVIIFLIEDNINLGGHRIYCKLDDMIPFVPIFIIPYCLWFLLIAGTCIIFFFKSKIDLRKTFLSVNICMAIGLLAYFIYPSYITLRPTTYGKDIFSQAIKLLQEGDSPSSVCPSLHVAVCISLCTGIMNSICFKNNLKVKILVIILSFFICISTLFVKQHSIIDVFWGLILGFASYIFVYKIYFNEKLFPQHVNKNINNNLPYKNSNF
- the glf gene encoding UDP-galactopyranose mutase; amino-acid sequence: MNNKYDFLIVGAGLYGAIFANEAKKQGKRCLIIDKRSHIGGNIYTEKVEGINVHKYGAHIFHTNNKMVWQYVNQFAEFNRYTNSPVANYHGEIYNLPFNMNTFNKMWGVVTPDEAKKKIEDQRSANFTEHPQNLEEQAINLVGTDIYEKLIRGYTEKQWGRSCRELPAFIIRRLPVRFTYDNNYFNALYQGIPIGGYTAMIEKMIAGIEVKLDTDYFKNKDKWDSIAEKVVYTGPVDAYFNYKFGVLQYRSVRFETEVLDIPNFQGNAVVNYTDRETPYTRIIEHKHFEFQNQSKTVVSREYSTEWKLGDEPYYPVNDEKNSALYEKYKGLTETQDNVIFGGRLGEYKYYDMDKVVEVALEKAKKVLKNVE
- a CDS encoding glycosyltransferase family 2 protein, which produces MKLLSVVVPCYNSEQYMRHCIESILQGGDDVELIIVDDGSTDKTAEIADEYAKTYPSIIKAVHQENGGHGEAVNTGIKNASGLYFKVVDSDDWVDTSAYKKILNTIKDFTDSEELLDMFISNFVYEKKGARYKKVMKYENVLPVGRVFTWDDVKHFRKGQYILMHSVIYRTQLLRDCKLELPKHTFYVDNLFVYVPLEYVKKMFYINVDFYRYFIGREDQSVHESVMIKRIDQQIKVNKLMMEEVNLSSIENLKLQHYMFNYLEIITVISSILLIRSGTEENLKKEKELWKYIKDRDLELYNNLRYGIMGRVINLPGRIGRKISLGAYKISQRIVGFN
- a CDS encoding multidrug efflux MFS transporter, translating into MKLWKRNLIVCWFGVFVTSIGMSQIAPILPLYIRHLGVQNTAMIERFSGIAFGINFITLAIFSPVWGRAADKYGRKPMLLRSSFGMSIVICSMGFVRNVYQLIGLRGLQGVIAGYTTACTTLIATQTDKEHAGWALGCLSTASISGTLFGPMIGGYIEENFGVQNVFFITGALMVIAFFTSVFFVKESFNREDKKVLSTKEVWRIIPNRKLIIIMFVTAFILNLALYSIEPIITVYVTQLSRSSHVALIAGMAFSASGLASIIAAPRLGKLSDKIGAHKVMLCALLWAGIIFIPQAFVKNPWQLMGLRFLLGLATAGLVPSVNTLIKRLTPDSLTGRIFGFSMSAQYLGVFGGSILGGQVSAYLGIRYVFFVTSSLLLINAAWVYFSVYKRLNAKQTKKMAQVVK